A stretch of the Verrucomicrobiota bacterium genome encodes the following:
- a CDS encoding HAD-IIB family hydrolase — protein MTHSMDERCRKAAEQMRLLSTDFDGTLYAEFEPVPVAPEAESLLGDLQRAGSLWAINTGRDLSSLVEAMGRSGLRPRPDYLVVVEREIYRHDGARYVAWEEWNRECTKAHRELFARLRPEVPRLVSWMENRFPVTVYEDPYSPLCVIAQGQEATDAIEAELQHFAEGLPGLMVVRNDVYLRFSHERYHKGSALSAIAERHGIGADATVAAGDHLNDLPMLARDRAAMLIAPGNAVEAVKERVRSQGGYVSTQTCGRGLARGLEAWMDRVLRP, from the coding sequence ATGACTCATTCCATGGACGAGCGGTGTCGCAAAGCGGCGGAGCAGATGCGACTCCTATCCACCGATTTCGACGGCACGCTGTATGCCGAGTTCGAGCCCGTTCCCGTGGCTCCCGAGGCGGAGTCCCTCCTGGGGGACCTGCAACGAGCCGGGTCCCTTTGGGCCATCAACACCGGGCGTGATTTGTCGAGCCTGGTGGAAGCGATGGGACGTTCGGGTTTAAGGCCCCGTCCGGACTACCTCGTGGTGGTTGAGCGTGAAATCTACCGTCATGACGGGGCTCGGTATGTGGCGTGGGAAGAGTGGAATCGGGAATGCACGAAGGCTCATCGCGAGCTATTCGCGCGGCTGCGTCCGGAGGTCCCGCGCCTCGTCTCTTGGATGGAAAACCGATTTCCCGTGACGGTGTACGAGGATCCCTACTCTCCACTCTGTGTGATCGCTCAAGGTCAGGAAGCGACTGACGCCATCGAAGCCGAGCTGCAGCATTTTGCCGAGGGACTACCCGGGCTCATGGTGGTGCGCAACGATGTGTATTTGCGGTTCAGCCATGAGCGTTATCACAAGGGTTCAGCCCTTTCGGCGATCGCGGAACGGCATGGGATCGGGGCGGACGCCACCGTCGCGGCCGGGGATCATTTGAATGATCTTCCGATGCTGGCGCGGGACCGGGCCGCGATGCTGATTGCGCCGGGGAACGCGGTGGAGGCTGTGAAAGAGCGGGTGAGATCCCAAGGGGGATACGTGAGCACGCAGACTTGCGGCCGGGGATTGGCCCGCGGTTTGGAGGCGTGGATGGACCGCGTCCTCAGGCCGTAG